The proteins below are encoded in one region of Bifidobacterium dentium JCM 1195 = DSM 20436:
- a CDS encoding adenosylhomocysteinase: MEPFRFSAWAEAYSQKTNRSLAGTRLYIGHDGGASCGIDQADLAQAQDWGMVPSRDSAEMQTGHAIDATMPLGDVVDARELTGAEAMRFAQEHMLVLDALMRQMRKDVDFTGIRIAVCLILEPKTAVLLRQLKAAGAIVGAYCGSEANDERVAAQLRTEGIPVAYDPDWTPAQAHQGALDLLDEIQPNIIIDDGASFARLAAMERPELMGHIIGVAEETTSGIRAFQAMQDAGALTFPVIAVNDSMLKTGFDNAHGTGETCITTLQRILGSDCFAGSNVSVVGYGPVGRGFAHRVRALGANVTICDTDPVVALQAVFDGFRAYDIDQAIGESDIVVSATGVRHTITLQHMRRMKPDAVLSVIGGIANEIALDQIDGFHAENKRELRDLAVPDGPVIRLISEGDGVNYTVGGGNPIEIMDLSFAVQASAVAHLLRHRGTLQPGLQRLGRDIDRHIADIALRTRGYRASHAVADNGYDWTLTRFAENEKE; encoded by the coding sequence ATGGAACCGTTCCGTTTCAGCGCATGGGCTGAAGCATATTCGCAGAAGACCAACCGTTCATTGGCCGGCACACGGCTTTACATCGGGCATGATGGCGGAGCGTCATGCGGCATCGACCAAGCCGACCTCGCACAGGCGCAGGATTGGGGCATGGTTCCCTCCCGTGATTCCGCCGAAATGCAGACGGGTCACGCCATCGACGCGACCATGCCGCTCGGCGACGTGGTCGACGCGCGTGAACTGACCGGTGCCGAAGCGATGCGATTCGCACAGGAACACATGCTCGTACTTGACGCATTGATGCGTCAGATGCGCAAGGACGTCGATTTCACCGGCATCCGTATCGCGGTCTGTCTGATTCTTGAGCCGAAGACCGCCGTGCTGCTACGACAGCTGAAGGCCGCAGGCGCCATCGTGGGCGCCTACTGCGGTTCCGAAGCCAACGACGAGCGTGTGGCGGCACAGCTACGCACAGAAGGCATTCCAGTCGCATACGATCCTGATTGGACGCCGGCTCAGGCGCATCAGGGTGCGCTTGACTTATTGGATGAGATTCAGCCGAACATCATCATCGATGACGGTGCGAGCTTCGCCCGTCTTGCCGCAATGGAACGGCCGGAACTCATGGGTCATATCATCGGCGTGGCGGAAGAGACGACCAGCGGCATCCGCGCATTCCAGGCCATGCAGGATGCCGGGGCGCTCACCTTTCCCGTCATCGCCGTCAACGACAGCATGCTGAAAACCGGTTTCGACAACGCTCATGGCACCGGCGAAACCTGCATCACCACGTTGCAGCGCATACTCGGATCCGATTGCTTCGCCGGCAGCAATGTGAGCGTGGTCGGCTATGGTCCGGTCGGACGGGGCTTCGCCCATCGTGTGCGTGCGCTCGGAGCCAACGTCACCATCTGCGACACCGATCCCGTGGTCGCCCTGCAGGCCGTATTCGACGGATTCCGCGCCTATGACATCGATCAGGCGATCGGCGAGTCGGACATCGTCGTCTCCGCGACCGGCGTGCGCCATACCATCACCCTGCAGCATATGCGGCGGATGAAGCCGGACGCCGTGCTGTCGGTGATCGGCGGCATCGCCAATGAAATCGCATTGGATCAGATTGACGGATTCCATGCCGAGAATAAGCGAGAGCTCCGCGATCTGGCGGTGCCCGATGGCCCGGTGATTCGTCTGATTTCGGAAGGCGACGGCGTCAACTACACCGTCGGAGGCGGCAATCCGATCGAAATCATGGATCTGAGCTTCGCGGTGCAGGCATCGGCCGTGGCCCATCTGCTCAGGCATCGCGGCACGTTGCAGCCCGGACTGCAACGCCTCGGACGCGACATCGA